Proteins from a single region of Erythrobacter sp.:
- a CDS encoding multicopper oxidase domain-containing protein codes for MDRRKFLKASAVVVGAAALPAMATAQTTGGTFDLTIEAVDSEMIDGVFVFSLMFFDRSQEGRPILEVTEGDIVTINVTNLDTRPHGFGIPGIPAASVASIPPGGSATVRFTAPVGGTYMYIDPTLAPLNRILGLYGAFIVHPKLGTTAAGSPTPYSRSTHTPQVAALFDALGVHKRFPGNKWVPRDVERDKLWLFSQVDPLIAARVDAGEVIPPASVVPSFLPRYFMINGLSGYDTAPHKIDASLDWSKGSGRIMPHGREGQPTLIRNMNAGLCTHSPHIHGNHIFKLSDTRANGTVVLNTSCYELDAWPMEPMARRDVLLPFEKPIDAVVWPPKEEPFPMRYVMHCHTEMSQTAGGGNYPQGMVTHWEMTGPL; via the coding sequence ATGGATAGGCGTAAATTTTTGAAGGCTAGTGCCGTTGTGGTCGGGGCTGCTGCCCTTCCTGCGATGGCGACCGCCCAAACGACCGGCGGCACGTTCGATCTCACGATCGAAGCCGTCGACTCCGAGATGATCGACGGCGTCTTCGTGTTCAGCCTGATGTTCTTTGATCGCAGCCAGGAAGGCCGCCCGATCCTGGAAGTGACCGAAGGCGATATTGTGACTATCAACGTCACCAATCTCGACACCCGGCCACACGGTTTTGGCATTCCCGGGATACCCGCTGCTTCTGTCGCGTCGATCCCGCCGGGCGGCTCGGCAACGGTGCGATTCACCGCGCCCGTCGGCGGTACCTATATGTATATCGACCCGACGCTTGCGCCGCTTAACCGAATTCTCGGTCTCTACGGCGCGTTCATCGTCCATCCAAAGCTGGGCACGACGGCGGCCGGTTCGCCGACGCCCTATAGCCGCTCGACACATACGCCGCAGGTTGCCGCTTTGTTCGACGCGCTGGGCGTGCACAAGCGCTTTCCGGGCAACAAATGGGTGCCCCGCGACGTAGAGCGAGACAAATTGTGGTTGTTCTCACAGGTTGATCCGCTGATAGCGGCGCGTGTTGATGCCGGAGAGGTTATCCCGCCCGCAAGCGTGGTGCCGTCCTTCCTTCCGCGCTATTTCATGATCAACGGGCTCAGCGGATATGACACCGCTCCGCATAAGATCGATGCCTCACTTGACTGGTCAAAGGGCTCCGGGCGCATCATGCCGCATGGCCGCGAAGGCCAGCCCACGCTGATCCGCAACATGAACGCCGGCCTGTGCACGCACAGCCCGCACATCCATGGCAACCATATTTTCAAACTGTCGGACACCCGTGCAAACGGCACCGTGGTTCTGAACACCAGTTGTTATGAGCTGGATGCCTGGCCGATGGAGCCGATGGCGCGCCGCGACGTTCTGTTGCCGTTCGAAAAGCCGATCGATGCCGTCGTATGGCCGCCAAAGGAAGAACCCTTCCCGATGCGCTATGTCATGCACTGCCATACCGAAATGTCTCAGACAGCCGGCGGGGGCAACTATCCCCAAGGCATGGTCACCCACTGGGAAATGACTGGCCCTCTCTGA
- a CDS encoding adenylate/guanylate cyclase domain-containing protein, which yields MASLFRSISFKIFGISVGLLLIMLVAAFGSAFASEQVHRQLQTFEQVMLPLARTMANVELEVQKQKVTADFLLETPEEEAVTTCLGQAKTQGARTRDLLQRATKLIQQGLANVQTEQNQMALARFSPMVDELSYQERRLAALTLEACARDATVTEMEAAKSQADDVMRLSDKIVLEITSFVAWSSRSARENQEFAAQANTGLIGSATLVGLMLAWVVSRGLTRPIVRLQTGARAVSAGMLSEAHVPVTTRDEIGEVTRAFNAMILDLQDKEKIKETFGQYVDPRIVARLLDGGQSVTEGKKQVASIFFSDIVGFSGVAEQLAPGTLVNLMNAYFSAMSDPIQKHSGIVDKYIGDAIMAFWVPPFVEAQRQAELACRAALEQIDNLDAFHRQTPDIIGLRRDVPLIDFRIGIVTGEVVVGSVGSEIARSFTAMGDCVNQASRLETVNKIYGTRVLIDHPTRCAAGDAIEAREVDLIRVPGVSVPLRIYELAALKGGLSSSRQQLFTCYEEGLHWYRAARWDQAAVAFNAALNIDPQDKPSRVMLERTANAQAVLPSDWDGVWVMSAKL from the coding sequence ATGGCTTCGCTGTTTCGATCTATCAGCTTCAAAATTTTCGGGATTTCGGTTGGCTTGCTGCTGATTATGCTGGTGGCGGCATTCGGCTCGGCCTTCGCTAGCGAACAGGTTCATCGTCAACTTCAAACCTTCGAACAAGTCATGCTTCCGCTCGCCAGAACCATGGCGAATGTTGAGCTTGAGGTTCAGAAGCAGAAGGTCACCGCAGATTTCTTGCTGGAAACACCTGAAGAGGAAGCTGTTACCACCTGCCTCGGACAAGCGAAGACACAGGGAGCGAGAACACGCGATCTTTTGCAGCGAGCCACGAAACTGATCCAACAAGGTCTTGCGAACGTTCAAACCGAACAGAATCAGATGGCCCTCGCCCGTTTTTCACCCATGGTTGATGAGCTTTCCTATCAGGAAAGGCGCTTGGCAGCATTGACGCTCGAGGCTTGCGCACGAGATGCGACAGTCACCGAGATGGAGGCAGCGAAGTCGCAGGCTGATGACGTCATGCGGCTATCCGACAAGATCGTCTTGGAAATCACCTCATTCGTCGCATGGAGTTCCAGAAGCGCGCGCGAGAACCAAGAATTCGCTGCTCAGGCAAACACTGGCTTGATCGGCTCCGCCACTTTGGTTGGTTTGATGCTGGCTTGGGTTGTCTCACGGGGTTTGACCCGCCCGATTGTACGATTGCAGACCGGCGCACGGGCAGTCAGCGCCGGAATGCTTTCTGAGGCTCACGTGCCCGTCACAACCCGCGACGAAATCGGTGAGGTAACACGCGCCTTCAATGCGATGATTTTAGACCTTCAAGATAAGGAAAAAATCAAAGAGACCTTTGGTCAGTATGTCGATCCACGTATTGTTGCCAGACTTCTCGACGGAGGTCAGTCTGTAACTGAGGGAAAGAAGCAGGTAGCGAGTATTTTCTTTTCGGATATTGTCGGATTTTCTGGAGTTGCCGAACAACTTGCGCCAGGCACACTTGTTAACTTGATGAACGCATATTTTTCGGCGATGTCCGATCCAATTCAGAAACACTCTGGCATCGTGGACAAGTACATTGGCGATGCGATCATGGCTTTTTGGGTGCCCCCATTCGTCGAGGCCCAACGACAGGCCGAGCTTGCCTGCCGAGCAGCCCTTGAGCAAATAGATAATCTTGACGCTTTTCACAGGCAAACCCCTGACATCATCGGCTTACGTCGAGACGTACCGCTCATCGATTTTCGCATAGGGATTGTTACCGGAGAGGTTGTCGTTGGTAGCGTAGGCTCAGAGATAGCTCGCAGCTTCACAGCCATGGGCGACTGCGTCAATCAGGCCTCCCGTTTGGAGACCGTCAACAAGATCTATGGCACACGTGTCCTGATCGACCATCCAACACGTTGCGCTGCGGGCGATGCGATCGAGGCACGTGAAGTTGACCTAATTCGGGTTCCGGGGGTCAGCGTCCCTCTCAGGATTTATGAACTTGCCGCGCTGAAAGGTGGATTGTCGTCTTCGAGGCAGCAGCTTTTCACATGTTATGAAGAGGGCTTGCACTGGTATCGCGCCGCGCGGTGGGATCAGGCTGCAGTTGCATTCAACGCGGCACTCAATATCGATCCGCAGGACAAGCCATCTCGCGTAATGCTTGAGCGGACGGCGAACGCTCAAGCGGTCTTGCCTTCCGATTGGGATGGCGTTTGGGTCATGTCCGCTAAACTATGA
- a CDS encoding multicopper oxidase domain-containing protein — translation MQAADWTKTGVKGELTYSTFGCNPFQESNFPTPDRVAPDVNVERHMDVSLELPTPDGQKIRVWTFTDPLAPTVAGRAPMHPAPLMRFRQGQIVHSTLDPKKNAHTLHHHGIEPTTVNDGVGHVSFEVNARYTYQFRPSRAGTFFYHCHRNTPLHFEMGMFGPMIVDPPEGPGTLFSGGPKYDVERLLVLDDMDPRWHTLEHDAGMCGLDVGLNRFDPKYFLANGVFNNRTTTDPRVVINAKLGQTILIRLLNASYSVLETTIGLPGICHSMDGCSLGTEPWSSPLPLPANRPFTMSSAQRRDIIIRPTARGTFPVRFRFLHWVNGKVQDNGRGIVDTRIIVS, via the coding sequence ATGCAAGCGGCAGATTGGACAAAAACAGGCGTTAAGGGTGAGCTCACTTACTCTACCTTTGGCTGCAACCCATTTCAGGAATCAAACTTCCCGACGCCCGACCGGGTCGCGCCCGACGTAAATGTCGAACGACACATGGATGTCAGCCTCGAACTTCCGACACCGGACGGCCAGAAAATTCGCGTCTGGACCTTCACCGATCCCCTGGCACCGACAGTGGCAGGACGCGCGCCCATGCATCCTGCGCCTTTGATGCGATTCCGTCAGGGCCAGATCGTGCACAGCACGCTCGATCCGAAGAAGAATGCACATACGCTTCACCATCACGGCATCGAACCGACCACGGTGAATGATGGCGTCGGTCACGTCTCATTCGAGGTCAATGCACGCTATACTTACCAATTTCGGCCATCACGGGCTGGCACATTCTTCTATCATTGCCACCGCAACACCCCGCTGCATTTCGAAATGGGCATGTTCGGGCCGATGATTGTCGATCCGCCCGAAGGTCCGGGCACTTTGTTCAGCGGTGGACCCAAATATGATGTCGAGCGCCTTCTTGTGCTCGACGATATGGATCCGCGTTGGCACACTTTGGAACATGACGCCGGCATGTGCGGTCTCGATGTCGGCCTCAACCGTTTCGACCCGAAATACTTCCTCGCCAATGGCGTGTTCAACAACCGCACCACCACTGATCCGCGTGTTGTAATCAATGCAAAGCTGGGCCAGACAATCCTGATCCGCCTGCTAAATGCGAGCTATTCGGTTCTGGAAACGACGATCGGCCTGCCGGGCATCTGCCATTCAATGGATGGTTGTTCCCTGGGTACTGAACCGTGGTCTTCTCCGTTGCCGTTACCTGCAAACCGGCCGTTCACTATGTCGTCGGCGCAGCGCCGTGACATCATCATCCGCCCGACCGCGCGCGGCACTTTCCCGGTGCGCTTCCGCTTCCTGCACTGGGTCAATGGCAAGGTTCAGGATAACGGTCGCGGTATCGTTGACACAAGGATTATCGTATCGTGA
- a CDS encoding A24 family peptidase — protein sequence MESLVTATSQVLLISSALVLMGIMAWSDARHFLLPLVPNIIFLVAGLIVGHLAFGISKSSALIGAGVGYLGLFAVAATYRNLRGREGMGGGDPILLGGIGAWLGWQVLPEILLVAALLGLAFAVLQRPFGPRRTTWQDQRIPLGSCLICAAVLSGATMLIAGK from the coding sequence ATGGAAAGCCTGGTCACCGCCACAAGCCAAGTGCTGCTGATTTCCAGTGCATTGGTTTTGATGGGGATCATGGCTTGGAGCGATGCGCGCCATTTTCTCCTGCCACTGGTTCCCAATATCATCTTTCTGGTTGCCGGACTGATCGTCGGCCACCTAGCTTTTGGCATATCCAAAAGTAGCGCGCTAATCGGCGCCGGTGTCGGCTATCTCGGGCTTTTCGCTGTCGCTGCGACCTATCGAAATCTGCGCGGCCGTGAAGGCATGGGCGGTGGGGATCCCATTCTGCTGGGCGGGATCGGTGCTTGGCTAGGTTGGCAAGTGCTGCCAGAAATATTGCTGGTCGCAGCTTTATTGGGCTTGGCTTTTGCCGTGCTGCAACGACCTTTCGGGCCACGGCGGACCACTTGGCAGGATCAGCGTATTCCGCTGGGTTCTTGCCTCATCTGTGCTGCAGTTCTTTCCGGCGCGACGATGCTTATCGCCGGCAAGTGA
- a CDS encoding SCO family protein, protein MQITERATKVVLAGLAVFAISGAAYLNYAANEENSAITEKPAADPSLGAPVKLKLTDADGKPFDLASLNGKPVAVFFGFTQCPDLCPMTMQKLASMRKRIGAPFNELHVLFVSLDPERDTPETLKSYFSAFPLPVTGLTGSAADIAGAAKQFDVFYETVRYSETYYAIDHTASIFLIDRDGKRAGEIGFGADDAEFQAKLEALVE, encoded by the coding sequence ATGCAAATCACTGAACGTGCAACCAAAGTCGTCCTAGCGGGACTTGCCGTATTTGCAATTTCAGGTGCTGCGTACCTTAACTATGCAGCGAATGAAGAAAATTCGGCCATCACAGAAAAACCGGCGGCTGACCCGTCATTGGGGGCGCCCGTCAAACTCAAGCTGACCGATGCCGACGGCAAGCCGTTCGATCTTGCCTCGCTCAACGGCAAACCGGTTGCAGTGTTTTTCGGCTTCACCCAATGCCCCGATTTGTGCCCGATGACGATGCAAAAGCTGGCGAGCATGCGCAAACGGATTGGTGCGCCGTTCAACGAGCTACACGTCCTGTTTGTGTCGCTCGATCCCGAACGTGACACGCCTGAAACGCTGAAAAGCTATTTCAGCGCCTTCCCGCTGCCTGTCACAGGCTTGACGGGCAGTGCTGCCGATATCGCTGGCGCGGCCAAGCAATTCGACGTGTTCTATGAAACCGTCCGCTACTCCGAGACATATTATGCGATCGACCATACCGCATCGATCTTCCTGATCGATCGCGACGGCAAGCGCGCAGGCGAAATCGGCTTCGGAGCCGACGACGCGGAATTCCAGGCCAAGCTCGAGGCGCTCGTTGAATAA
- the istA gene encoding IS21 family transposase: protein MLVVETVVRIRREHASGKAIKAIARDLRLSRKVVRKAIRAPEGAFDYRRTVQPLPRLGPFQERLDVLLTENEARHRRDRLRMTRIHDLLCREGFEGSYDAVRRYARRWTEARRKDAGDGAPAFIPLMFKPGEAYQFDWSHEDVEIAGKPMRVKVAQMRLCASRAVYVRAYPRETQEMVFDAHARGFAFFGGVPLRGIYDNMKTAVTTVFVGKERVFNRRFLVMADHYMVEPTACSPAAGWEKGQVEHQVQTIRGRFFQPRLRFTSIEELNGWLEAECLRWAATHAHPEQKELTVAEALDLERPALQPMLAPFDGFHETAHAVTGTCLISFDRNRYSVMAKAARRAVQVRAYADRIVVRLGDEVIAEHARHFGRDRTIYNPWHYLPVLANKPGALRNGAPFQGWDLPPALTRLRRKLGGGDDADRRFVRVLASVMTDGLEAVEAAIREALNSGAVSDEVILNILARYRDPPSARPLDVAADLKLSHPPIADCARYDTVRGLRAAA, encoded by the coding sequence ATGTTGGTGGTGGAGACGGTTGTTCGGATACGGCGGGAGCACGCGAGCGGGAAGGCGATCAAGGCGATTGCGCGGGATCTGCGGCTGTCGCGCAAGGTGGTGCGCAAAGCGATCCGGGCGCCGGAAGGCGCATTCGATTATCGCCGCACGGTTCAACCGCTGCCCCGGCTTGGGCCGTTCCAGGAGCGGCTCGACGTGCTGCTGACGGAGAACGAGGCCCGGCACCGGCGTGACCGGCTGCGCATGACCCGGATCCATGATCTGCTGTGCCGTGAGGGGTTCGAGGGATCCTACGACGCGGTCCGGCGCTACGCCCGGCGCTGGACGGAAGCGCGGCGCAAGGATGCGGGTGATGGCGCGCCTGCCTTCATCCCGCTCATGTTCAAGCCTGGCGAGGCTTACCAGTTCGACTGGAGCCACGAGGATGTGGAGATCGCGGGCAAGCCGATGCGGGTGAAGGTGGCGCAGATGCGGCTGTGCGCGTCGCGCGCGGTCTACGTCAGGGCCTATCCGCGCGAGACGCAGGAGATGGTGTTTGACGCGCATGCGCGCGGCTTTGCCTTCTTCGGCGGTGTTCCTCTGCGCGGCATCTACGATAACATGAAGACCGCGGTCACCACCGTGTTCGTCGGCAAGGAGCGGGTGTTCAACCGCCGCTTTCTGGTCATGGCCGATCATTACATGGTCGAGCCCACGGCCTGCTCGCCGGCTGCGGGATGGGAGAAGGGTCAGGTTGAACACCAGGTGCAGACCATCCGGGGCCGCTTCTTCCAGCCTCGCCTGCGCTTTACCAGCATCGAGGAGCTCAACGGTTGGCTGGAAGCTGAGTGCCTGCGCTGGGCCGCAACGCACGCGCATCCCGAGCAGAAGGAGCTGACTGTTGCCGAGGCGCTGGATCTCGAACGGCCAGCCCTGCAGCCGATGCTTGCGCCGTTCGACGGCTTCCATGAGACCGCGCATGCTGTGACCGGCACGTGCCTGATCAGCTTCGACCGCAACCGCTACTCGGTCATGGCCAAAGCGGCGCGGCGGGCCGTTCAGGTCCGCGCCTATGCCGATCGCATCGTCGTGCGCCTCGGCGATGAGGTAATCGCCGAGCATGCTCGGCACTTCGGCCGCGACCGGACGATCTATAATCCCTGGCATTACCTGCCCGTTCTGGCCAACAAGCCCGGCGCCCTGCGGAACGGTGCACCCTTCCAGGGGTGGGACCTGCCACCGGCACTGACGCGGTTGCGGCGCAAGCTGGGCGGCGGTGATGACGCCGACCGCCGCTTCGTGCGCGTGCTGGCATCGGTAATGACCGATGGCTTGGAAGCGGTCGAGGCCGCGATCCGGGAGGCGCTTAATAGCGGTGCTGTCAGCGACGAGGTCATCCTCAACATCCTGGCCCGATACCGGGATCCGCCATCCGCACGCCCCCTCGACGTGGCCGCCGATCTCAAGCTCAGCCACCCGCCGATCGCGGACTGCGCGCGCTACGATACGGTGCGAGGCCTCCGTGCAGCGGCATGA
- a CDS encoding SCO family protein: MTIPAIFLASGFTLIGDTSLETAQLVTADDRVRDYHSGHLPPNPDQLGGMFNFSDLAGKPVGDADFKGKWTLLYFGYARCTDSCPMAIPMIAKAAKELRKSGIKTNAVFVDIEAPAVGYVRRRANKAAAPDGHVHLIDRDAALRSLQQSFGSELQILTGTRGQLSAATAAFRVAREHTPPRAGERGHSINHSSLVYILDPRAKVAGYGYHTSTSEILIETVRRLKKAKS; this comes from the coding sequence GTGACGATCCCGGCAATTTTCCTCGCAAGTGGCTTCACGCTTATCGGCGACACAAGCCTTGAGACAGCACAACTGGTAACCGCCGACGATCGCGTACGTGATTACCATTCAGGTCATCTTCCGCCGAATCCTGACCAGTTGGGCGGGATGTTCAACTTCTCGGATTTGGCTGGAAAGCCGGTCGGTGATGCCGATTTCAAGGGAAAGTGGACACTGCTTTATTTCGGTTATGCCCGCTGCACGGACAGTTGCCCGATGGCAATCCCGATGATCGCTAAGGCCGCCAAGGAATTGAGAAAGTCCGGCATCAAGACCAATGCTGTCTTTGTCGATATCGAAGCACCTGCCGTCGGCTATGTCCGGCGTCGGGCGAACAAAGCCGCTGCCCCCGATGGCCATGTGCATTTGATCGACCGTGATGCGGCGCTGCGTTCGTTGCAGCAGAGCTTTGGTTCGGAATTGCAGATCCTCACCGGAACGCGGGGCCAGCTATCGGCTGCCACTGCGGCCTTCCGAGTAGCACGCGAACATACGCCTCCGCGGGCGGGTGAGCGCGGCCACAGCATCAATCATAGCTCGCTGGTCTATATTCTTGATCCGCGTGCGAAGGTGGCAGGCTATGGTTATCACACGTCGACGTCGGAGATCCTGATCGAAACAGTGCGAAGGCTAAAAAAGGCAAAGTCATGA